The sequence below is a genomic window from Haloferax mediterranei ATCC 33500.
GGGTTGGAAGCCGTTCGAAAGCGTCCGGCGATGTACATCGGGTCCACCGATTCTCGCGGACTCCATCACCTCGTCTACGAAGTCGTCGACAACTCTATCGACGAAGCGCTTGCGGGGTACTGCGACGCTATCGAAGTAGCCCTCCACGAGGATGGTTCTGTCAGCGTCACGGACAACGGCCGCGGTATTCCGGTAGATACGCACGAACAGTACGACCGACCCGCACTAGAGGTCATCATGACCGTCCTCCACGCAGGCGGGAAGTTCGACAACAAGTCCTACCAGGTTTCCGGGGGACTCCACGGCGTCGGTGTCTCTGTCGTCAACGCGCTCTCGCAGAAACTCGAAGTCGAAGTCAAGCGCGACGGCGCAGTCTGGACGCACCGCTTCGAGCACGGCGAACCGAAGCCGGACCAGTTCGAGCGCGTTCGCGACCTCGAACCCGGCGAAGATACCGGAACCACCATTCGATTCTGGCCGGAGGGAGAAATCTTCGAGACGACCGAGTTCGACTTCAAGACGCTCGAAAACCGTCTCCGCGAACTCGCGTTCCTCAACTCGGGCGTCGAGATTACGCTCACCGACGAGCGAACCGACAAATCGAGCACCTTCCTCTTCGAAGGCGGCATCCGCGAGTTCGTCGAGTACCTCAACGAGACGAAGACGGCGCTCCACGACGACCTCATCTACTACGAAGACGAGTCCGAAGGCATTGAGGTCGAAATCGCCATGCAGGCGACCGACGAACTGCAAGGTTCCATCCACGCCTTCGCCAACAACATCAACACGCGCGAAGGCGGGACGCACCTGACCGGGTTCAAGACCGCGCTGACCCGCGTCGTCAACGACTACGCGAACTCCGAGGGGATGCTCTCGGACCTCGACGGCGACAATCTCCGCGGCGAGGACGTTCGTGAGGGTCTCACCGCCGTCATCTCGGTCAAGCACCCCGACCCGCAGTTCGAGGGGCAGACGAAGACGAAACTCGGCAACTCCGAGGTTCGTGGTATCGTCGAAAGTGTCACTCACGAGCAACTCGGGACGTTCTTCGAGGAGAACCCGGACACGGCGACGGCCATCATCTCGAAGGCCGTCGAGGCCGCTCGCGCCCGCAAAGCCGCAAAGCAGGCCGAGGAACTCACGCGCCGCAAGTCCGCACTCGAATCAACGTCGCTGCCGGGCAAACTCGCGGACTGTCAGACGCGCGACCCCACGGAGTCCGAACTGTTCGTCGTCGAGGGTGACTCCGCAGGTGGCTCTGCGAAACAGGGCCGCGACCGCAAGTTCCAGGCGATTCTTCCCCTCCGCGGGAAGATTCTGAACGTCGAGAAACACCGTCTCGACCGAATCCTCGAAAACAACGAAGTTCGAGCGCTCATCACCGCCATCGGCGCGGGTATCGGCGACGAATTCGACATCGAGAAGGCGCGCTACCAGCGCATCATTCTGATGACTGACGCCGACGTTGACGGAGCACACATCCGAACGTTGCTCCTGACGCTTCTGTACCGGCACATGCGCCCCCTCATCGAAGCGGGCTACGTCTACGCGGCGCAACCCCCGCTGTACCGCGTTCGCTACCGCGGCAACACCTACGATGTGATGACCGAGGAGGAACGTGACCGCATCATCGAAGAGAAGTGCAACGGCAACCCCACGCAGGTCCAGCGGTTCAAGGGTCTCGGCGAAATGAATCCCGACCAACTGTGGGAGACGACGATGAACCCCGAAAACCGCGTCCTCAAGCGCATCACTGTCGAGGACGCCGCCGCGGCCGACCGCATGTTCAATATCCTGATGGGCGACGCCGTCGGTCCGCGAAAGCAGTTCATCAAGGACCACGCGACAGACGCCGAGTGGGTAGATATCTAATATGAGTTCTGACGCACCAGATACATTCGAACCCGACGCGGGCATCGCGGCGGAAGTGAAGAACGCACGCATCGAAGACGAGATGGAACAGTCGTACATCGACTACGCGATGTCGGTCATCGCGGGTCGCGCACTCCCCGACGTGCGCGACGGTCTCAAGCCGGTCCACCGGCGTATTCTCTATGCGATGCACGAGGCTGGCGTGACCGCCCACTCGTCGCACCGAAAGTCCTCGTCCATCGTGGGCGAGACGATGGGTGACTACCACCCGCACGGCGACTCCGCCATCTACGACGCCCTCGCGCGCATGGCGCAGGATTTCTCCATGCGCTACCCCCTCGTCGACGGGCAGGGGAACTTCGGGTCCGTCGACGGCGACCCACCGGCCGCGATGCGGTACACGGAAGCGCGGATGTCCCCCATCGCCGAGGAACTCCTCGAAGATATCGACAAGGACACCGTCGACTTCCAGTCGAACTACGACGACCGCATGCAGGAACCGACGGTCCTCCCGTCGTCGTTCCCGAACCTGCTCGTCAACGGTTCGTCGGGTATCGCGGTCGGGATGTCCACGAACATTCCGCCGCACAACCTCGGTGAGGTCATCGACGCCACCGTCGAACTCATCGAGAATTCCGACGCGACCGTCACGGACCTGATGGAACACGTCAAGGGCCCCGACTTCCCGACCGGCGCGAACATCGTCGGTCGAAACGCGGTCCACAAGGCGTACAAGACGGGTCGCGGCCGCGTTCGCGTCCGCGCCGACTACGACGTGTTCGAAGAGGAAGGCCGCATCGTCATCAACGAACTCCCGTATCAGGAAAACAAGGCCCGCCTCATCGAGCGCATCGCCGACGACGTAAACGCCGGCAAAATCGAGGGCATCCGCGACATCCGCGACGAGTCCGACCGCGACGGCATCCGCGTCGTCATCGAACTCAAACGTGGCGCGATGGCTGAAGTCGTCAAGAACCAACTGCTCGACAACCACCTCGAATCGACCTTCGGCGTCATCAACCTCGCACTGGTCGACGGCCAACCGAAGGTCCTCACGCTGAAAGAGACGCTGCAACACTATCTCGACCACCGCCGTGACGTGGTTCGACGGCGCTCCGAGTACGAACTCGCCGAGGCCGAAGACCGCGCACACATCCTCGAAGGCCGCCTGAAGGCCCTCGAAAACATCGACAACGTTGTCGAGACCATCCGGAACTCCGAGAGCCGAGACGACGCCAAAGCCGCACTCCGTGGCGAAGTGACAGTCGAAGTCGACGGCGAGGCGCTCCCGTCGTTCGACTTCTCCGAGGACCAGGCGAACCACATCGTCTCGATGCAACTCGGTTCGCTCACCTCGATGGAAGCGGCCGAAATCGAAGACGAGTACGAGGAGGTCGAAGCGACTATCGAGCGCCTCGAAACCATCCTCGCCGATCAGTCCGAACTCGACGCCGTCATCGAGGAGGAACTCCTCGAAATCAAAGACGAGTACGCCGACGAGCGACGGACCTCCTTCGTCGCCAACACCGGCGAGGTCACGCGTGCCGACCTCATTCCCGAGGAAGACGTGGTCGTCATCGTCAGCGAGGACGACTACATCAAACGCATGCCTGTCTCCCGATTCCGCGCCCAGAACCGCGGCGGGAAAGGCATCATCGGTACGGACCTAAAAGAAGGGGACAACGTCTCGTCGGTGTTCGTCACGAACACCCACGACGACCTGTTGTGCTTCACCAACCACGGACAGGTCTACCAACTCAAGGCCTACCAGGTGCCCGAGATGTCGCGAACGGCCCGCGGGAAGTCCGCGGTCAATCTGCTCGACTTCGACGACGGTGAGGAGATTACCGCCGTCGTCAACTGCGACGACTTGGAGGAAGTCGACGGCTACCTGACGATGGTAACCCAGAGCGGTTACATCAAGCGTACCAGCGTCGATAACTTCCAGAACATCCTTTCGACGGGTATCATCGCCACCAAACTCGACGAGGGCGACGAACTCGCCGACGTGGAAGTCACAGACGGCACTCACGACCTCGTTATCGGCACCGAGCAGGGGATGTCCATCCGGTTCCACGAGGATGAAGTCCGCGCGATGGGTCGTTCGGCCCGCGGCGTTCGCGGCATCAAACTCGAAGACGACGACGTAGTCGCCGGTGTCGCCGCCATCGACGAGGACCACCACAGTTGGGTGCTCACCGTCACCGAGAACGGCTACGGGAAGCGTACCGACATCGACGCCTATCGCTCGCAGTCGCGCAACGGGAAAGGTCTCATCGACATCAAGGCCAACGAGCGAAACGGCCCGGTCTGCTCTATCAACACTGTCGGTGAAGGCGACCACCTCGTCGTCATGTCCGACGAAGGGCAGATTCTCCGGACCCCCGTCGAAGACATCTCGACGGTCGGCCGCAACACGATGGGCGTCATCGTCATGGACCTCGATGCGGGCGACACCGTCGCCTCCGTCGACGTGATTCCGCCGAAGATGACGACCGAAGAGGAAGAACTCGAAGACGACGCGGACGCTGAGGCGGAAGTCGAAGCGGTCGCCGACGAAGAGTAAGCCGATACCCGGAGACGCCGGGACTCTTTTTGTTGTAGTATGCCGGTGCCGTGATGTGAGGAGCGTCTATCACGCCGCGTTTCGCTCCAGTTCCGCCACCGTCGCAACCATGCTACCGACGAACCCAGTGCCAATGACGAGAAACTGGAGTCCGAGACGGAGTTCGAATGAGACGGGAAACGACGAACCGATGCCGACAGTCGCTGCGATTGTAATGAGAACAGTACCGAGTGTGGACCACTTGTTGCTCCATTCGCTCCCGGGGTAATGAGCGGAATACTGCCGTTCGCCGTACACCACAGTAGCGAATCCTCCACCCCACGCAATCCCCGTTGCAAGCGCCAAGCCGACGTTTTCGGCGAGCCAGTAGAGTCCACTACCAACAAGCACTGCCACGAGAAGGCCGACGAGCGACGGGAGCGTCCTGTGACTCATCACCAAAAAGTGACAATCTGATTGTAAATATTCTCCGTCTTGCCCGGCGGCACGGTGCCGACGACCTACTCTTCGACGTGCGACGGTTCGCTCGTCAGGTCGTAGGTGTAGTGCCGCGGTTTGCGGTCTCTGAGCCAGTCGCGGAGCGGTTCGACCCGCGGGCGGTAGGTGAGCGTCGTCCCGAGTTCGGAAAGCGGGATGTACGCCGCCCTCTCGATTTCGTCATCCGGGTCGCTCGGACTGGGTTCGACCGCTTCCTGCGGCGTCGCGTGGTAGAACCGCTGGAGGTAGATACGGCGGTTTGGACCGCGAATCTCGCTCGTGAATGCGAGCGATTGGATGTCGACCGGAACCCCGGTCTCTTCTTCAGCCTCGCGAGCGGCCGTTTCGAAGAAGAACTCCCCGGGTTCGGACCCGCCTTTCGGCAGTCCCCATCGGTCCTTCTCGTAGACTGCGAGGATGGCGTCGTCCCGAATGACGACGACGCCCGCGGCCAAGTCGTGCGGTGCTGGCGCTTCTCTGGGCGCTGGCATCAGAGGATACGCTTCCCGAAGGCACTGGCGGCGAGTTCGGTCGCGAGCGTGGCCGTCTCGTTGTGCTCGTCGAGGATGGGGTTGACTTCGACGAGTTCGAGCGAACGCATCGCCCCCGACTCGGCGACGAGTTCCATCGCCGCGTGGGCCTCGCGGTACGTGGCTCCACCGCGGACGGGCGTCCCGACGCCAGGTGCCTCTCTGGGGTCGAGCCAGTCGAGGTCGAGACTGACGTGGACACCGTCGGTTCCGCTCGTGGCGACATCGAGCGCGTCCTGAGTCACTTCGGTGATGCCGCGCTCGTCGATGTCAGACATCGTGTAGGCGGTCACGTCACTGTCGTGAATCGCCGTCGTCTCGTTTTCGTCGACGTCGCGGAGGCCGACGATAGCGACGTTTTCTTCTTTCAGGCTCGGTGCGTTAGCCCACTCGACGCCCTCGAAGTCACCGATGCCGAGCGCGGCGGCAAGGGGCATGCCGTGGACGTTCCCCGACGGCGAGGTTTCGGGCGTGTTGAAGTCGCCGTGGGCGTCGAACCAGACGACGCCGATGTCGGCGTCACGTGCGCTTCCGACCATCGACCCGATTGCAATTGAGTGGTCACCGCCAAGGGCGAGTGGCGTTACGCCATCGTCGAGTGCGTTCGCGACGGCGTCAGCGAGCGCCGTACAGACCTCTTCGACTTCGTTGATGTGCTTGGCGTTATCTCCACCAGCATCGGCGTCGTGAATCGCGTGGTGTGGGACCGTGAGGTCGCCGGCGTCTTCCGGTGAGACGTCAGCGGATTCGAGTTGGTCCGTAAGTCCTGCGTATCGAATCGCGGAAGGGCCCATATCCACGCCACGTCGGTTTGCACCGTAATCCGTTGGTGCGCCGATAATTCGGACAGATTTCGCCATATTTCTACTCACAGATACCGGCGATTTACCTCCACCGGTTAGTCACCAGACGGAGGATAACGGAAGAAATAAATGATAAAACACCATATACTGGTTTCCATTTCAGTTGACAATTAACCCATCGGTCACGAGAGGTAAATCGAAAGGTGAGTAGAGGGGTCAGCCAGTCAGCTAGACGTTCTATCAATCAGTCGTCGAGGTACGGCTTACAGACGCGCTGGACGCCTTCCTCGAATGTAATTTCGGGTTCCCAGCCGGTTTCCTCGTGAATCTTCGTGCAGTCGGCCATCGTGTCGTGGACGTAGACTTCGAGGGGGTTTTCGATGTACTCCGGTTCGACATCGGTCCCGAGAACTTCGTTTATCATCTCGACCATCTCGTTGAACGAATAGCTCTCGCCCGTCCCGAGGTTGTAGATACCCTGTAGCCGGTGGTCCGCAGCGAGTTCGATACCGCGAACGATATCGTCGACGTGCGTGAAGTCGCGGGTTTGGGAGCCGTCGCCGAAGAGTTCCGGTGCCTCGCCGTTTGCGATTTTGTCGGCGAACTGTGCGATGGTGTTCGCGAACTCACCTTTGTGTTCTTCTGCGCCGCCGAAGCCCTGATACACCGAGAAGAATCGGAGACCGGCGAGTTGCATGTCGTAGTGGTTGTGGAAATACTCCGCATAGCGCTCGCGGGCGAGTTTCGACGCTTCGTAGCCAGTTCTGGCCTCGACCGGCATGTCTTCGGGAGAGGGTTCCGTCCGGGAACCGTAAATGGAGGACGTGGAGGCGTAGACGACGGTGTCACAGCCGTCGTTTCGTGCCTGTTCGACCGTGTTCACGAACCCCTCGACGTTGACGCGAGCACCCTTCGTGGGGTTTTCTTCGTGCATTTTGTACGACGACAGCGCTGCGAGGTGGAACACTACGTCCACATCCTCGGTCGGCAGGTCGTCGTCGAGGACGCTCATATCGTGGAACTCCACGGCATCATCGAGATTCTCGGGCGTCCCGAGGTAGAGGTCGTCGACCGCAACCACGTCGTTATCCGCAGCGAGGTGGTTTGCGAGGTTCGAGCCGATGAATCCGGCACCGCCGGTGACGAGGACTCGTTTCCCGTTCATATTCGACCGCACTCCCGTGAGGTGTATAGTGCTATCGACCGCATCCTGACCAAATAGCGGTCCAAAATGAACATTCATGAGTGGTTATTCGTCACAAAGTAGACGAACGACAGATTCGAGGCGTCATCCATCGGATTTAAGGACGTATGTAGCCAACCATTCTCCATGTCATCAATCGAGCTCACTTCGAGTCAGAAAACTATCCTTACCGCACTCATCAACCTCTACCGAGAATCTGAAGATGCGGTGAAAGGTGAAGACATCGCAGAAGAAGTCAACCGCAACCCCGGTACCATCCGCAACCAGATGCAGAGCCTGAAGGCACTCCAGCTTGTCGAGGGTGTACCGGGACCGAAGGGTGGCTACAAGCCAACCGCGAACGCCTACGAAGCGCTCGATGTTGACAAGATGGACGAGCCTGCGTCGGTTCCGCTGTTCCACAACGACGAACAGGTCGACGGCGTCAACGTCGACGGAATCGACCTCTCCAGCGTCCACCACCCCGAACTGTGCCGTGCCGAGATTCACGTGCAGGGCTCGGTCCGTGACTTCCACGAGGGCGACAAGATTCGTGTCGGCCCCACGCCGCTTTCGAAGCTCGTCATCGACGGCACGCTCGACGGTAAAGACGACACGAGCAACATTCTCATCCTGCGCATTGACGATATGCAGGCACCCATCGGCGAACCGCAGCACTGAACGCGCCGATATTCTCTCTCTCTTTTCTCTCTGAGCGACTGCTTCTTCGAGAGCGTCTCGGTGCCGTCCATATCGTCCGTCAGGACGGTATCGTCGTGTCACCGGAGAGAGCAACATAGCGCATACTCGCTGGGGAAATCAACTTGTGCGGGCAGTCAGGAAACGAGAAGAAACCGAGGAGAAAGAACGTAGAACCTGCGACAGTGAGCGTTTCGCTCGCTTACAGGTCGTTCCAGGCGGAGAGCGCGCGCTTCGGCGAGGTCACGTCGGAAATCCAGTTCGCGGCGATACCCTTCTTCAGCATCCGAGCGAGCGGACCGCCGAAGACGTTGACCGGGAACTCGCCGACGACGGGGAACTTCACGCCGTGAGCGACGGCGTCCTCACCGATGGAGATGACCGTCCCTTTGTCGGTGAACGTCCAGCGCTTGAGTGGTTTTCCGGCGATAGCGCGAGCGATGTTCTCGCCAGCAACGTCCGCGGCGTCCCAGGCGGCCTGCGCCGTCGGCGGGGCAACGTTGTCGGGGCCCTGCTCGACGAGGGCACAGTCACCGACCGCGAAGACGCGCTCGTCGCTCGTCTGGAAGTCCTCTTCGGCGAAGAAGCGGTGGGAACGCTCGTCCTGTTCGAGTTCGAGGTCCCGTGCTTCGGGCTGGCCGGTGATACCGCCGGTCCAGACGAGCACGTCGTAGGGGAGTTCCTCGGGTTCGACGTCCTCGCCGCCGCCGAGGAAGACCGTCTCCTCGTCGACCTTCGAGATGAAGTCGCCGGTCAGGATTTCGATGTCGAGTTCTTCGAGGCGGCGACGGAGTGCACCCTGCAGTTCAGGGTCGTTGCCGGGGAAGATTTCGTCCATCCCTTCGACGACCTGAATGTCGATAGGCGCACGGTTCATGTCGCGGTACTCTGCGACTTCGGCGGCGGTCTGGATACCGGAGAGACCAGCACCGCCGATAACGACCTTCGCGGGGTCGTCGCGGGAAGCGTCTTTGGCCGCCTGCTTGATGTCCTGGTGAATCTCGCGGGCGTCGTCGAGACCCTTGAGCTGGTGGGCGAACTCTTTGAGGCCCTCGATGCCGAAGAATGCGGTCGAAGACCCGATAGCGACAAGCAGGTAATCGTAGTCGACAGTGTCGCCGCCTTCGAGTTCGACGACGCGCTCGTCGACATCGACGTCCGTCGCGCGGCCCTTGACGAACTCCGTTTCGTTGGATTTGACTTCGTCGACGGGAATCGCGATGCTCGACTCGACGCTCGGGTCACGGATGCATCGGTGGACCTCGTGGAGGACGAGGTGGTAGTCGTGTTCGGCGACCCACGTCAGTTGTGCGTCGTAACCGAGTTCTTCTTCGAGGCGTTTTACTGCGCCGGCCCCGGCATACCCTGAGCCGAGAACGACGACCTGCGTGCTCATGTGGTCGTCTGTGCAGTCATCGGATAAAGGGGCTTTGAAACTCGCTCCCAATGCCGGGGGATTTGGGGGCTATACGCTCCGACGCGTCGAAATTCGGGTTCGACGGTTGTCGGATTATTCGAGGGTGAGACCGGCGTGCCAGCGGTCAACGCCGGCCTCGCGTTTGACCTCGTCCATCTTGGCGAGGAGATGGACCGCGAGGCTCG
It includes:
- the gyrB gene encoding DNA topoisomerase (ATP-hydrolyzing) subunit B; translated protein: MSQDNEYGAGQIQVLEGLEAVRKRPAMYIGSTDSRGLHHLVYEVVDNSIDEALAGYCDAIEVALHEDGSVSVTDNGRGIPVDTHEQYDRPALEVIMTVLHAGGKFDNKSYQVSGGLHGVGVSVVNALSQKLEVEVKRDGAVWTHRFEHGEPKPDQFERVRDLEPGEDTGTTIRFWPEGEIFETTEFDFKTLENRLRELAFLNSGVEITLTDERTDKSSTFLFEGGIREFVEYLNETKTALHDDLIYYEDESEGIEVEIAMQATDELQGSIHAFANNINTREGGTHLTGFKTALTRVVNDYANSEGMLSDLDGDNLRGEDVREGLTAVISVKHPDPQFEGQTKTKLGNSEVRGIVESVTHEQLGTFFEENPDTATAIISKAVEAARARKAAKQAEELTRRKSALESTSLPGKLADCQTRDPTESELFVVEGDSAGGSAKQGRDRKFQAILPLRGKILNVEKHRLDRILENNEVRALITAIGAGIGDEFDIEKARYQRIILMTDADVDGAHIRTLLLTLLYRHMRPLIEAGYVYAAQPPLYRVRYRGNTYDVMTEEERDRIIEEKCNGNPTQVQRFKGLGEMNPDQLWETTMNPENRVLKRITVEDAAAADRMFNILMGDAVGPRKQFIKDHATDAEWVDI
- the gyrA gene encoding DNA gyrase subunit A, encoding MSSDAPDTFEPDAGIAAEVKNARIEDEMEQSYIDYAMSVIAGRALPDVRDGLKPVHRRILYAMHEAGVTAHSSHRKSSSIVGETMGDYHPHGDSAIYDALARMAQDFSMRYPLVDGQGNFGSVDGDPPAAMRYTEARMSPIAEELLEDIDKDTVDFQSNYDDRMQEPTVLPSSFPNLLVNGSSGIAVGMSTNIPPHNLGEVIDATVELIENSDATVTDLMEHVKGPDFPTGANIVGRNAVHKAYKTGRGRVRVRADYDVFEEEGRIVINELPYQENKARLIERIADDVNAGKIEGIRDIRDESDRDGIRVVIELKRGAMAEVVKNQLLDNHLESTFGVINLALVDGQPKVLTLKETLQHYLDHRRDVVRRRSEYELAEAEDRAHILEGRLKALENIDNVVETIRNSESRDDAKAALRGEVTVEVDGEALPSFDFSEDQANHIVSMQLGSLTSMEAAEIEDEYEEVEATIERLETILADQSELDAVIEEELLEIKDEYADERRTSFVANTGEVTRADLIPEEDVVVIVSEDDYIKRMPVSRFRAQNRGGKGIIGTDLKEGDNVSSVFVTNTHDDLLCFTNHGQVYQLKAYQVPEMSRTARGKSAVNLLDFDDGEEITAVVNCDDLEEVDGYLTMVTQSGYIKRTSVDNFQNILSTGIIATKLDEGDELADVEVTDGTHDLVIGTEQGMSIRFHEDEVRAMGRSARGVRGIKLEDDDVVAGVAAIDEDHHSWVLTVTENGYGKRTDIDAYRSQSRNGKGLIDIKANERNGPVCSINTVGEGDHLVVMSDEGQILRTPVEDISTVGRNTMGVIVMDLDAGDTVASVDVIPPKMTTEEEELEDDADAEAEVEAVADEE
- a CDS encoding NUDIX domain-containing protein, with amino-acid sequence MPAPREAPAPHDLAAGVVVIRDDAILAVYEKDRWGLPKGGSEPGEFFFETAAREAEEETGVPVDIQSLAFTSEIRGPNRRIYLQRFYHATPQEAVEPSPSDPDDEIERAAYIPLSELGTTLTYRPRVEPLRDWLRDRKPRHYTYDLTSEPSHVEE
- the rocF gene encoding arginase; the encoded protein is MAKSVRIIGAPTDYGANRRGVDMGPSAIRYAGLTDQLESADVSPEDAGDLTVPHHAIHDADAGGDNAKHINEVEEVCTALADAVANALDDGVTPLALGGDHSIAIGSMVGSARDADIGVVWFDAHGDFNTPETSPSGNVHGMPLAAALGIGDFEGVEWANAPSLKEENVAIVGLRDVDENETTAIHDSDVTAYTMSDIDERGITEVTQDALDVATSGTDGVHVSLDLDWLDPREAPGVGTPVRGGATYREAHAAMELVAESGAMRSLELVEVNPILDEHNETATLATELAASAFGKRIL
- a CDS encoding NAD-dependent epimerase/dehydratase family protein; the protein is MNGKRVLVTGGAGFIGSNLANHLAADNDVVAVDDLYLGTPENLDDAVEFHDMSVLDDDLPTEDVDVVFHLAALSSYKMHEENPTKGARVNVEGFVNTVEQARNDGCDTVVYASTSSIYGSRTEPSPEDMPVEARTGYEASKLARERYAEYFHNHYDMQLAGLRFFSVYQGFGGAEEHKGEFANTIAQFADKIANGEAPELFGDGSQTRDFTHVDDIVRGIELAADHRLQGIYNLGTGESYSFNEMVEMINEVLGTDVEPEYIENPLEVYVHDTMADCTKIHEETGWEPEITFEEGVQRVCKPYLDD
- a CDS encoding Rrf2 family transcriptional regulator, with the protein product MSSIELTSSQKTILTALINLYRESEDAVKGEDIAEEVNRNPGTIRNQMQSLKALQLVEGVPGPKGGYKPTANAYEALDVDKMDEPASVPLFHNDEQVDGVNVDGIDLSSVHHPELCRAEIHVQGSVRDFHEGDKIRVGPTPLSKLVIDGTLDGKDDTSNILILRIDDMQAPIGEPQH
- a CDS encoding NAD(P)/FAD-dependent oxidoreductase, which translates into the protein MSTQVVVLGSGYAGAGAVKRLEEELGYDAQLTWVAEHDYHLVLHEVHRCIRDPSVESSIAIPVDEVKSNETEFVKGRATDVDVDERVVELEGGDTVDYDYLLVAIGSSTAFFGIEGLKEFAHQLKGLDDAREIHQDIKQAAKDASRDDPAKVVIGGAGLSGIQTAAEVAEYRDMNRAPIDIQVVEGMDEIFPGNDPELQGALRRRLEELDIEILTGDFISKVDEETVFLGGGEDVEPEELPYDVLVWTGGITGQPEARDLELEQDERSHRFFAEEDFQTSDERVFAVGDCALVEQGPDNVAPPTAQAAWDAADVAGENIARAIAGKPLKRWTFTDKGTVISIGEDAVAHGVKFPVVGEFPVNVFGGPLARMLKKGIAANWISDVTSPKRALSAWNDL